The following coding sequences lie in one Rutidosis leptorrhynchoides isolate AG116_Rl617_1_P2 chromosome 4, CSIRO_AGI_Rlap_v1, whole genome shotgun sequence genomic window:
- the LOC139845584 gene encoding embryo-specific protein ATS3B-like: MMRAVCVWMLCALISTTSQAKSIIQKPLPNPNFNFNIKSPNDHQNQGTCSFTVRIVTSCSSVRYTRDQISISFGDAYGNQVYAPRIDDPSSRAFERCSEDTFEIYGPCTYQICYVYLYRSGYDGWLPERVDIYGYNTRPVSFDYNYWIPADVWYGYDYCSGYVVADSSKSSMK, from the exons atgatGAGAGCTGTGTGTGTTTGGATGCTTTGTGCCCTAATCTCGACAACATCTCAAGCAAAGTCGATCATCCAAAAACCATTACCTAACCCTAACTTTAACTTTAACATCAAGTCACCTAATGATCATCAG AATCAAGGAACCTGTTCATTCACTGTACGGATTGTAACGAGCTGTTCTTCAGTTCGTTACACTCGCGATCAAATCAGTATCTCGTTCGGCGATGCGTACGGAAATCAG GTTTACGCACCTAGAATTGACGATCCGTCATCAAGGGCGTTTGAACGGTGTTCGGAAGATACGTTCGAGATATACGGTCCGTGTACGTATCAGATCTGTTACGTGTATCTATACAGAAGCGGATACGACGGATGGTTACCGGAGAGAGTAGATATATACGGTTATAATACGAGACCGGTTTCATTTGATTATAACTATTGGATTCCTGCTGACGTATGGTACGGATACGATTACTGCTCCGGTTATGTTGTTGCTGATTCTTCGAAATCAAGTATGAAGTGA
- the LOC139842904 gene encoding probable polygalacturonase At3g15720 — translation MGAEGAGRPQYESDSTDTLLRINCMHLVSIIFMQVQMVTLVLVLLSSMLSFALSSSVRISLASTTIFDVMKFGAKGNGETNDSPAFMNAWKVACQLQGNDESIIVIPKGRTFLLNPITFSGPCKPSKIFVQVSGNIVAPTKKTDWFGHHYDTWILFTLVNYLTVSGNGRIDGQGPIWWKDACITPPAPGKTCHAPVALQFKRCNNLRLNGLTHVNSPRVHITITTCDGVIVSNLHIIAPETSPNTDGIDVATSTNVNIRDSIIETGDDCIAISGGSSYIRISGIMCGPGHGISIGALGGTDVVENVAVSNCTMKKTLTGVRIKTWQGGSGHARKISFAGVNFDAVYNPIIIDQYYCPTRKNCLLSTSAVKLSDITYRGISGTSMMENVINLSCSKTVACTNIVIDSVYITSAIPGRKVYGSCINAHGRASYVEPSLNCLQP, via the exons ATGGGGGCAGAGGGGGCcggccgccccca ATATGAAAGTGACAGTACGGACACATTACTGAGAATCAATTGTA tGCACTTAGTAAGCATCATATTCATGCAGGTTCAGATGGTCACATTGGTTTTGGTCTTGCTATCAAGTATGCTCTCTTTTGCTTTAAGTTCTAGTGTAAGAATCAGTCTTGCATCAACCACCATTTTTGATGTGATGAAGTTTGGCGCCAAAGGAAATGGAGAAACCAACGACTCACCG GCTTTTATGAATGCATGGAAGGTCGCTTGCCAATTGCAAGGGAATGATGAGAGTATAATAGTCATACCAAAAGGGAGGACGTTTCTCTTGAATCCAATAACTTTCAGTGGTCCATGCAAGCCTTCCAAAATATTCGTCCAG GTGTCGGGAAACATTGTCGCTCCAACCAAGAAAACAGATTGGTTTGGTCATCACTACGATACATGGATCTTGTTTACGCTGGTGAACTATCTTACAGTAAGTGGAAATGGACGAATAGATGGTCAAGGTCCTATTTGGTGGAAGGATGCCTGCATTACTCCTCCAGCACCA GGTAAAACTTGTCATGCACCAGTG GCCTTACAGTTTAAAAGATGCAATAACTTGCGACTTAATGGTTTAACACATGTAAACAGCCCACGAGTCCATATCACAATAACGACTTGTGACGGGGTCATCGTATCTAATTTACACATCATTGCCCCTGAAACAAGTCCAAATACTGATGGCATTGATGTGGCGACGTCCACCAATGTCAATATACGTGACTCCATCATTGAAACAG GAGACGACTGTATTGCAATTAGTGGAGGTTCATCTTATATCAGAATTAGTGGTATCATGTGCGGGCCAGGCCATGGGATAAG TATTGGAGCTTTGGGAGGAACTGATGTGGTAGAAAATGTAGCTGTTAGTAACTGCACCATGAAAAAAACGTTAACTGGAGTACGAATCAAAACATGGCAG GGAGGAAGTGGTCATGCAAGGAAGATCTCATTTGCAGGCGTCAACTTCGACGCGGTGTATAACCCAATTATAATTGACCAATACTATTGTCCTACTCGGAAGAATTGCCTACTCTCT ACATCAGCTGTGAAGTTGAGTGACATCACATACAGAGGAATATCAGGGACATCGATGATGGAAAATGTCATAAACCTAAGTTGCAGTAAAACTGTTGCATGCACAAACATTGTAATCGATAGTGTGTATATAACGTCTGCAATTCCAGGAAGAAAAGTTTATGGCAGCTGTATAAACGCTCATGGAAGAGCTAGCTATGTAGAGCCTTCATTAAATTGCCTACAACCTTAG